A window of the Sabethes cyaneus chromosome 1, idSabCyanKW18_F2, whole genome shotgun sequence genome harbors these coding sequences:
- the LOC128734765 gene encoding myb-like protein D — protein sequence NNNNNNNNNNNNNNNNNNNNNNNNNNNNNNNNNNNNNNNNNNNNNNNNNNNNNNNNNNNNNNNNNNNNNNNNNNNNNNNNNNNNNNNNNNNNNNNNNNNNNNNNNNNNNNNNNNNNNNNNNNNNNNNNNNNNNNNNNNNNNNNNNNNNNNNNNNNNNNNNNNNNNNNNNNN from the coding sequence aataataataataataataataataataataataataataataataataataataataataataataataataataataataataataataataataataataataataataataataataataataataataataataataataataataataataataataataataataataataataataataataataataataataataataataataataataataataataataataataataataataataataataataataataataataataataataataataataataataataataataataataataataataataataataataataataataataataataataataataataataataataataataataataataataataataataataataataataataataataataataataataataataataataataataataataataataataataataataataataataataataataataataataataataataataat
- the LOC128734754 gene encoding probable serine/threonine-protein kinase clkA, which yields NNNNNNNNNNNNNNNNNNNNNNNNNNNNNNNNNNNNNNNNNNNNNNNNNNNNNNNNNNNNNNNNNNNNNNNNNNNNNNNNNNNNNNNNNNNNNNNNNNNNNNNNNNNNNNNNNNNNNNNNNNNNNNNNNNNNNNNNNNNNNNNNNNNNNNNNNNNNNNNNNNNNNNNNNNNNNNNNNNNNNNNNNNNNNNNNNNNNNNNNNNNNNNNNNNNNNNNNNNNNNNNNNNNNNNNNNNNNNNNNNNNNNNNNNNNNNNNNNNNNNNNNNNNNNNNNNNNNNNN from the coding sequence aataataataataataataataataataataataataataataataataataataataataataataataataataataataataataataataataataataataataataataataataataataataataataataataataataataataataataataataataataataataataataataataataataataataataataataataataataataataataataataataataataataataataataataataataataataataataataataataataataataataataataataataataataataataataataataataataataataataataataataataataataataataataataataataataataataataataataataataataataataataataataataataataataataataataataataataataataataataataataataataataataataataataataataataataataataataataataataataataataataataataataataataataataataataataataataataataataataataataataataataataataataataataataataataataataataataataataataataataataataataataataataataataataataataataataataataataataataataataataataataataataataataataataataataataataataataataataataataataataataataataataataataataataataataataataataataataataataataataataataat